In one Acidobacteriota bacterium genomic region, the following are encoded:
- the hydG gene encoding [FeFe] hydrogenase H-cluster radical SAM maturase HydG, which produces MPGLSALKTSPGAVDFIDDEFLARLLDQPAPDRERVRDIVAKSLGKEPLTVEETAALLRVEDPELLEMVFGTARTLKETVYGNRIVLFAPLYVGNDCVNDCVYCGFRRSNGLAVRRTLTPEELCGQVERLEDAGHKRLILVFGEHPRYDAEFIAEQVRTVYGVRKGHGEIRRVNINAAPMDVEGYRTIKGAGIGTYQIFQETYHHETYRRMHAPGTRKGDYAYRLDGLSRAMEGGCDDVGIGVLFGLYDWRFEVLGLVAHAQYLRRRHGVGPHTISFPRLRPASGVEFAGLGPIADEDFRRVIATLRLAVPYTGLILTAREPAGLRRELLKLGVSQIDAGSRIEIGGYTERDSRQVRDREQFELGDTRGLDAVMHELIEDGYLPSFCTACYRLGRTGEHFMEFAIPGFIKRYCTPNALTTLQEYLVDYASPATRRAGEALIRAELGRLGPEANRDEIEKRLERIRATGDRDLLF; this is translated from the coding sequence ATGCCTGGATTGAGTGCATTGAAAACCAGCCCGGGGGCGGTCGATTTCATCGACGACGAGTTCCTCGCCCGGCTCCTCGACCAGCCGGCGCCCGACCGGGAGAGGGTCCGGGACATCGTCGCCAAGAGCCTGGGCAAGGAGCCGCTCACGGTCGAGGAGACGGCCGCGCTCCTGAGGGTCGAGGACCCGGAGCTGCTGGAGATGGTTTTCGGCACCGCCCGGACCCTGAAGGAAACGGTCTACGGCAACCGCATCGTGCTCTTCGCTCCGCTCTATGTCGGCAACGACTGCGTCAACGATTGCGTCTACTGCGGCTTCCGGCGCAGCAACGGGCTGGCGGTACGCCGCACCCTCACGCCGGAGGAGCTGTGCGGGCAGGTCGAGCGGCTGGAGGACGCGGGGCACAAGCGCCTCATCCTGGTTTTCGGCGAGCACCCCAGGTACGACGCGGAGTTCATAGCCGAACAGGTGCGCACCGTTTACGGGGTGCGGAAGGGGCACGGAGAGATCCGCAGGGTGAACATCAACGCGGCGCCGATGGACGTCGAGGGCTACCGCACCATCAAGGGCGCGGGGATCGGCACCTACCAGATCTTCCAGGAGACCTACCACCACGAGACCTACCGGCGCATGCACGCCCCCGGCACCCGCAAGGGGGACTACGCCTACCGCCTCGACGGGTTGAGCCGGGCCATGGAGGGGGGGTGCGACGATGTCGGCATCGGCGTCCTGTTCGGCCTCTACGACTGGCGCTTCGAGGTCCTGGGGCTCGTGGCGCATGCGCAGTACCTGCGCCGGCGGCACGGCGTCGGTCCCCACACGATCAGTTTCCCGCGGCTGCGCCCGGCCAGCGGCGTGGAGTTCGCCGGGCTGGGACCGATCGCCGACGAGGACTTCCGCCGGGTGATCGCCACCTTGCGGCTGGCCGTCCCCTACACCGGGTTGATCCTGACGGCGCGGGAGCCGGCCGGGCTCCGGCGCGAACTCCTCAAGCTCGGGGTTTCCCAGATCGACGCCGGCAGCCGCATCGAGATCGGCGGGTACACCGAGCGGGACTCCCGCCAGGTCCGGGACCGGGAGCAGTTCGAGCTGGGGGACACCCGGGGCCTGGACGCGGTGATGCACGAACTGATCGAGGACGGGTACCTCCCCAGCTTCTGCACCGCCTGCTACCGGCTGGGCCGGACGGGCGAGCACTTCATGGAATTCGCCATCCCCGGTTTCATCAAGCGCTACTGCACCCCCAACGCCCTCACGACGCTCCAGGAATACCTGGTGGACTACGCGTCGCCCGCGACGCGGCGGGCCGGGGAGGCCCTCATCCGCGCGGAGCTCGGGCGTCTCGGCCCGGAGGCCAACCGGGACGAGATCGAGAAACGGCTCGAGCGCATCCGGGCGACCGGCGACCGGGACCTCCTTTTCTGA
- a CDS encoding aspartate ammonia-lyase yields MEGCRTEHDLLGEREVPADALYGIHTARAVENFPLSLRPVHPGLVRAYGAVKLAAARVNHELGRWDEGTFRAIEAACLEMMDGVLERHILVDALQGGAGTSTNMNVNEVLANRALQLLGAAPGDYARIHPLEDLNRHQSTNDTYPTALRVAAIFSLRRLQGEVIGLLGELQAKELELAHVVKVGRTEMQDAVLTTLGCAMGAWAEAIARDRWRIYKCEERLRVVNLGGTAIGTGIAAPREYIFRVVDRLREITGLGLARAENLIDGTQNADAYVEVGGILKASATNLVKIASDLRLLSSGPEAGIGEIRLPARQAGSSLMPAKVNPVIPEAVTQAALRVAANDQALGQACGMGCLELNPFLPLVADCLLENLDLLARAARILGEHCIRGLQADEARCRRGVEASTAAWTALADALGYERAQEISRLAREEGKSVREAALAHGGLTEAEFEELIAPDSVTRLGSPPPEEKE; encoded by the coding sequence ATGGAAGGTTGCCGGACGGAGCACGATCTGCTGGGGGAGCGGGAGGTGCCCGCGGACGCCCTCTACGGCATTCACACCGCCCGGGCCGTCGAGAATTTCCCGCTCTCGCTGCGCCCCGTCCACCCGGGGCTCGTGCGCGCCTACGGCGCGGTGAAGCTGGCGGCCGCGCGGGTGAACCACGAGCTGGGGCGCTGGGACGAAGGGACGTTCCGGGCCATCGAGGCCGCCTGCCTGGAGATGATGGACGGCGTGCTCGAGCGGCATATCCTGGTGGATGCGCTCCAGGGGGGCGCCGGCACCTCGACCAACATGAACGTCAACGAGGTGCTGGCCAACCGCGCCCTCCAGCTTCTGGGCGCCGCGCCGGGGGACTACGCGCGGATCCACCCGCTCGAGGACCTCAACCGGCACCAGTCCACCAACGACACCTACCCGACCGCGCTCCGGGTGGCCGCCATCTTTTCGCTCCGGCGCCTCCAGGGGGAGGTGATCGGCCTCCTCGGGGAGTTGCAGGCCAAGGAGCTCGAGCTGGCCCACGTGGTGAAGGTGGGCCGGACGGAGATGCAGGACGCCGTCCTGACGACGCTCGGGTGCGCGATGGGGGCCTGGGCGGAGGCGATCGCCCGCGACCGGTGGCGCATCTACAAGTGCGAGGAGCGCCTGCGGGTCGTGAACCTGGGGGGGACCGCCATCGGGACCGGGATCGCGGCGCCCAGGGAGTATATCTTCCGAGTGGTCGACCGCCTGCGGGAGATCACGGGGCTGGGGCTGGCCCGGGCGGAGAACCTGATCGACGGCACCCAGAACGCCGACGCCTACGTGGAGGTGGGCGGGATCCTGAAGGCCTCGGCCACCAACCTCGTGAAGATCGCGTCCGACCTGCGGCTCCTCTCTTCCGGCCCGGAGGCGGGGATCGGAGAAATCCGGCTGCCGGCCAGGCAGGCGGGCTCCTCGCTGATGCCGGCCAAGGTGAACCCCGTCATCCCGGAGGCGGTGACGCAGGCGGCGCTGCGGGTGGCGGCCAACGACCAGGCGCTCGGCCAGGCGTGCGGGATGGGGTGCCTCGAACTGAACCCGTTCCTGCCGCTGGTGGCGGACTGCCTGCTCGAAAACCTGGACCTGCTGGCCCGCGCCGCCCGGATCCTCGGCGAGCACTGCATCCGGGGCCTCCAGGCCGACGAGGCGCGCTGCCGCAGGGGGGTGGAGGCGTCCACCGCCGCGTGGACCGCCCTGGCGGACGCGCTCGGCTACGAAAGGGCGCAGGAGATCTCCCGCCTGGCCCGGGAGGAGGGGAAGAGCGTAAGGGAGGCGGCGCTCGCGCACGGGGGGCTGACCGAAGCGGAGTTCGAGGAGCTGATCGCGCCCGACAGTGTCACGCGGCTGGGGTCCCCGCCGCCGGAGGAAAAGGAATGA